One window of the Thunnus albacares chromosome 3, fThuAlb1.1, whole genome shotgun sequence genome contains the following:
- the taf5l gene encoding TAF5-like RNA polymerase II p300/CBP-associated factor-associated factor 65 kDa subunit 5L, which translates to MKRVRTEQIQYAVAQYLKRRQYVDTEASLKGAKLFQSAEEMAASLTVQTESGCANIVSAAPCQSDPQQYETQYSRLRSFLSETEISWAKEVSSILYPLFVYLHLDMVRCGLKGAVDGFYSRFHGAFLQDSEQRATVEQLRHVLTAQDVAANPKLSAFLEHKYVVHLTEPAYSYLLRYLQSEDNSALCRALSTHLQVEVTASRRTDYQLYGAAGGATAAPNSTSSWAGVDGADGGEGVDVPAGIPQSEAALEALQDCIKKVREGPPSLTTVCFYAFHHTEQLLNTAEVSADSRLLAAGFDSSTVKLWSLRARKLKAKPHQADVSHIHLACDVLEEEVDEEDGSGSEIKTLRGHSGPVFRTAFLTDSSGLLSCSEDTTIRYWDLGSFTNTVLYQGHAYPVWDVDVSPCSLYFASGSHDRTARLWTFSRTYPLRLYAGHLADVDCVKFHPNSNYLATGSTDKTVRLWSTQQGASVRLFTGHRGPVLSLAFSPNGKYLASAGEDQRVKLWDLASGTLFKDLRGHTDSVTSLSFSPDSSLVASSSMDNSVRVWDIRNSHGGTPADGSSSELVGLYTGNTSNVLNVQFMACNLLLVTGTAQEKAEQ; encoded by the exons ATGAAGCGGGTTCGCACGGAGCAGATCCAGTATGCCGTGGCTCAGTACCTGAAGCGGAGGCAGTATGTGGACACTGAAGCCTCCCTGAAAGGAGCCAAACTCTTCCAGTCAGCTGAGGAGATGGCTGCCAGCCTTACGG TGCAGACAGAGTCGGGTTGTGCCAACATCGTCTCTGCTGCACCCTGCCAGTCCGACCCGCAGCAGTACGAGACACAATACTCCAGACTGCGCTCCTTTCTGTCAG AAACAGAAATATCCTGGGCGAAGGAGGTGAGCAGCATCCTCTACCCGCTCTTCGTCTACCTCCACCTGGACATGGTGCGCTGCGGCCTGAAGGGGGCAGTAGATGGTTTCTACAGTCGTTTCCACGGCGCCTTTCTTCAGGACAGTGAGCAACGCGCCACTGTGGAGCAGCTGCGGCATGTTCTCACTGCTCAGGACGTAGCAGCCAACCCCAAGCTGAGTGCTTTCCTAGAGCACAAGTACGTGGTTCACCTGACGGAGCCGGCCTACAGCTACCTGCTGCGCTACCTGCAGAGCGAGGACAACAGCGCCCTCTGCAGGGCCCTCAGCACGCACCTGCAGGTGGAGGTCACCGCCTCCAGGCGTACAGACTACCAGCTGTACGGAGCGGCCGGTGGAGCGACCGCCGCCCCgaactccacctcctcctggGCGGGAGTGGACGGGGCGGATGGTGGGGAAGGGGTGGACGTCCCTGCAGGGATCCCGCAGAGCGAGGCGGCCCTGGAGGCTCTGCAGGACTGCATCAAGAAGGTCCGCGAGGGCCCCCCCTCGCTCACCACCGTGTGTTTCTACGCCTTCCACCACACGGAGCAGCTGCTGAACACCGCCGAGGTCTCCGCCGACAGCCGACTGCTGGCCGCCGGCTTCGACAGCTCCACGGTGAAGCTGTGGAGCCTCCGAGCCAGGAAGCTGAAGGCTAAACCGCATCAGGCCGACGTGTCGCACATCCACCTGGCATGTGACGTACTGGAGGAGGAA GTGGACGAGGAAGACGGCTCCGGCAGTGAGATAAAGACGCTGCGAGGTCATAGCGGTCCGGTGTTTCGCACCGCCTTCCTGACGGACAGCTCCGGCCTGCTCTCCTGCTCCGAGGACACGACCATCCGCTACTGGGACCTGGGCAGCTTCACCAACACGGTGCTCTACCAGGGACACGCCTACCCGGTGTGGGACGTGGACGTCAGCCCCTGCAGCCTCTACTTCGCCAGCGGCTCCCACGACCGCACCGCCCGCCTCTGGACGTTCTCCCGCACCTACCCGCTGCGTCTCTACGCCGGGCATCTCGCCGACGTCGATTGCGTCAAGTTCCACCCCAACTCCAACTACCTGGCCACCGGCTCCACAGACAAGACTGTCCGGCTGTGGAGCACCCAGCAGGGGGCGTCGGTTCGCCTCTTCACAGGCCACCGCGGCCCGGTGCTGTCGCTCGCTTTCTCACCTAACGGGAAGTACCTAGCGTCCGCCGGCGAGGACCAGAGAGTAAAGCTTTGGGATTTAGCATCGGGGACGTTGTTCAAAGACCTGCGGGGACACACAGACAGCGTCACCAGCCTGTCTTTCAGCCCGGACAGCAGCCTGGTGGCGTCGTCGTCTATGGACAACTCGGTCAGGGTGTGGGACATCAGGAACTCCCACGGCGGGACGCCAGCTGACGGCTCGTCCAGCGAACTGGTTGGACTGTACACTGGAAACACCAGCAACGTGTTGAACGTCCAGTTCATGGCCTGCAACCTGCTGCTGGTGACAGGAACTGCTCAAGAGAAAGCAGAACAGTAG